One part of the Amaranthus tricolor cultivar Red isolate AtriRed21 chromosome 16, ASM2621246v1, whole genome shotgun sequence genome encodes these proteins:
- the LOC130802671 gene encoding elongation factor 1-alpha: MGKEKIHISLVVIGHVDSGKSTTTGHLIYKLGGIDKRVIERFEKEAAEMNKRSFKYAWVLDKLKAERERGITIDIALWKFETNKYYCTVIDAPGHRDFIKNMITGTSQADCAILIIDSTTGGFEAGISKDGQTREHALLAFTLGVKQMICCCNKMDATTPKYSKARYDEIVKEVSSYLKKVGYNPDKIPFVPISGFEGDNMIERSTNLDWYKGPTLLEALDMINEPKRPSDKPLRLPLQDVYKIGGIGTVPVGRVETGVLKPGMVVTFGPTGLTTEVKSVEMHHESLPEALPGDNVGFNVKNVAVKDLKRGYVASDSKNDPAKEAANFTAQVIIMNHPGQIGNGYAPVLDCHTSHIAVKFAELVTKIDRRSGKELEKEPKFLKNGDAGFVKMIPTKPMVVETFSEYPPLGRFAVRDMRQTVAVGVIKNVEKKDPTGAKVTKAAQKKK; the protein is encoded by the exons ATGGGTAAGGAGAAGATTCACATCAGTTTGGTGGTCATTGGCCATGTTGATTCTGGAAAGTCGACAACTACTGGTCACTTGATCTACAAGCTTGGTGGAATTGACAAGCGTGTGATTGAAAGATTTGAGAAGGAAGCTGCTGAGATGAACAAGAGGTCCTTCAAGTATGCCTGGGTGCTTGACAAGCTCAAGGCTGAGCGTGAGCGTGGTATTACCATAGATATTGCCTTGTGGAAGTTTGAGACCAACAAGTACTACTGCACTGTCATTGATGCCCCTGGTCACCGTGACTTTATCAAGAACATGATTACTGGTACCTCCCAGGCTGACTGTGCTATCCTCATCATTGACTCCACCACTGGAGGTTTTGAGGCTGGTATCTCCAAAGATGGCCAAACCCGTGAGCATGCCCTTCTTGCCTTCACCCTTGGAGTGAAACAAATGATTTGCTGCTGTAATaag ATGGATGCCACCACACCCAAGTATTCCAAGGCTAGGTATGATGAAATCGTCAAGGAAGTATCTTCATATCTCAAGAAGGTCGGATACAATCCAGATAAAATCCCGTTCGTTCCCATCTCCGGTTTTGAGGGAGACAACATGATTGAGAGGTCAACCAACCTTGACTGGTACAAGGGACCAACCCTTCTTGAGGCTCTTGACATGATCAACGAGCCAAAGAGGCCATCAGACAAGCCCCTTCGTCTCCCACTCCAAGATGTCTACAAGATTGGAGGCATTGGAACCGTTCCTGTTGGACGTGTTGAAACTGGTGTATTGAAGCCTGGTATGGTTGTTACCTTTGGTCCAACTGGTCTGACCACTGAAGTTAAGTCTGTTGAGATGCACCATGAGTCTCTTCCAGAGGCTCTTCCTGGTGACAATGTTGGTTTTAACGTGAAGAATGTTGCTGTCAAGGATCTCAAGCGTGGTTACGTGGCTTCCGACTCAAAGAATGACCCTGCTAAGGAAGCTGCTAACTTCACTGCACAGGTTATCATCATGAACCATCCGGGACAGATTGGAAATGGTTACGCCCCAGTGTTGGATTGCCACACCTCTCACATTGCTGTTAAGTTTGCCGAGCTAGTGACGAAGATTGACAGGCGTTCCGGTAAGGAACTTGAGAAGGAGCCCAAGTTCTTGAAAAATGGTGATGCTGGATTTGTAAAGATGATTCCAACCAAGCCCATGGTTGTCGAAACTTTCTCAGAGTATCCACCCCTTGGTCGTTTTGCTGTTAGGGACATGAGGCAGACCGTAGCTGTTGGTGTCATTAAGAATGTTGAAAAGAAGGATCCAACTGGTGCTAAGGTTACCAAGGCTGCCCAGAAGAAGAAATGA